The proteins below come from a single Polynucleobacter sp. MWH-UH23A genomic window:
- a CDS encoding DUF3305 domain-containing protein — protein MRKQKMDNPWVSHRWVPQEVLPDYGQYESKSPNSITGKLHERDADGETWLFTGFELDLFQDESEGYYLNTSATTPSWFVMWRLEEDIDRYIDSQSLPVARADTSIAVPHRICVSYNEAARLLDGGESVDTVPMSQEHTAWLQEYVDEHYRPEPKKRHKPASFKGAERPAEER, from the coding sequence ATGCGTAAACAAAAAATGGATAACCCATGGGTTTCACATCGATGGGTTCCTCAAGAGGTTTTGCCTGATTATGGGCAGTACGAAAGCAAATCGCCCAATTCAATCACGGGAAAATTACATGAGCGTGATGCGGATGGTGAAACATGGTTGTTCACTGGATTTGAATTAGATCTTTTTCAGGATGAGTCAGAGGGTTACTACCTCAATACCTCGGCCACTACACCTTCGTGGTTTGTAATGTGGCGTTTGGAAGAAGATATTGATCGGTATATTGATTCACAGTCTCTTCCTGTGGCTAGGGCTGATACATCTATTGCTGTACCCCATCGCATTTGCGTAAGTTATAACGAAGCAGCTCGCCTACTGGATGGCGGGGAGTCGGTTGATACAGTGCCGATGAGTCAAGAACATACTGCATGGTTGCAAGAATATGTTGATGAGCATTACCGACCAGAGCCAAAAAAACGTCATAAGCCCGCTTCATTCAAAGGCGCTGAACGTCCCGCGGAGGAGAGATGA
- the apbC gene encoding iron-sulfur cluster carrier protein ApbC has product MSVTVEAVQGALKSVVDPNTNIDFVTAKNIKNLKVEDGDISLDIVLGYPAKSQFDSIRKSTINSLRNLPGTKNVSVNVTSQIVAHAVQRGVKLLPGVKNIIAVASGKGGVGKSTTAVNLALALAAEGAQVGILDADIYGPSQPMMLGITGRPDSLEENTIEPMEGHGLQASSIGFLIDDDAPMVWRGPMVTSALEQLLRQTRWRDLDYLVVDMPPGTGDIQLTLSQKVPVTGSVIVTTPQDIALLDARKGLKMFEKVGVPIVGIIENMSTYVCPSCGHEEHVFGTGGGEKMCKDYGVEFLGALPLNLSIREQADAGRPTVVADPDGAISAIYKNIARRVAIRVAALSKDMSSKFPNIVVQNT; this is encoded by the coding sequence GTGTCAGTTACTGTTGAAGCGGTTCAAGGTGCTTTAAAAAGCGTAGTCGATCCTAATACAAATATCGATTTTGTCACCGCAAAAAATATTAAAAATCTCAAAGTAGAGGATGGCGATATTTCTCTGGATATTGTTTTAGGCTATCCAGCAAAAAGTCAGTTTGATTCAATTAGAAAATCAACGATTAATTCTTTGCGTAATTTACCTGGCACTAAAAATGTTAGCGTGAATGTCACCAGCCAAATCGTTGCACATGCTGTTCAACGCGGCGTTAAGTTACTTCCTGGCGTTAAAAATATTATTGCCGTTGCAAGCGGTAAAGGTGGTGTTGGCAAATCGACTACGGCTGTTAACTTAGCATTAGCTTTAGCTGCTGAGGGGGCGCAGGTTGGAATATTGGATGCTGATATTTATGGACCAAGCCAACCCATGATGTTGGGTATTACTGGTAGACCAGATTCTCTTGAGGAGAATACGATTGAACCAATGGAAGGTCATGGTTTGCAAGCAAGCTCGATCGGTTTCTTGATTGATGATGATGCGCCGATGGTGTGGCGTGGGCCAATGGTAACCTCTGCATTAGAGCAGTTGTTGCGTCAAACACGTTGGCGTGACTTGGATTACTTGGTGGTAGATATGCCCCCAGGTACAGGAGACATTCAATTAACGCTTTCTCAAAAAGTGCCCGTAACAGGTTCAGTGATTGTGACTACACCTCAAGATATCGCCTTGCTTGATGCGCGTAAAGGCCTCAAGATGTTTGAAAAGGTAGGCGTACCTATAGTTGGCATTATTGAGAATATGAGCACTTACGTTTGTCCAAGTTGTGGTCATGAAGAGCATGTATTTGGCACTGGTGGCGGTGAAAAAATGTGTAAGGACTATGGCGTTGAGTTTCTGGGAGCGTTACCTCTAAATCTCTCGATTCGTGAACAAGCAGATGCGGGCAGACCTACTGTGGTTGCTGATCCCGACGGTGCCATCAGTGCGATATACAAAAATATTGCTAGAAGAGTTGCCATAAGAGTTGCTGCGCTATCAAAGGATATGAGCAGTAAGTTCCCTAACATTGTGGTTCAAAACACTTAA
- a CDS encoding inorganic phosphate transporter has product MPATEVAFWVVALLVVLALGFDFMNGFHDAANSIATVVSTGVLKPQQAVVFAAFFNFLAIFIFHLSVAATVGKGIVHPSAVDLHVIFGALVGAIVWNVVTWYYGIPSSSSHALIGGLVGAALPKAGVSGLVWAGIFKTVAFIFISPLVGFLLGSLTMLLVSWVCRHATLAKTDRWFRRLQLLSAGAYSLGHGGNDAQKTIGIIWLLLIITGYAEAGGGMPPTWTIIACYIAIAMGTMFGGWRIVKTMGQKLTKLKPVGGFCAETGGAITLFTATALGVPVSTTHTITGAIVGVGSTQRASAVRWGVAGNIVWAWIFTIPATALMSMVVYYISLAIF; this is encoded by the coding sequence TTGCCAGCGACAGAAGTAGCTTTTTGGGTTGTAGCGCTCTTAGTAGTGCTTGCGCTTGGTTTTGATTTCATGAATGGATTTCATGATGCGGCGAACTCTATTGCAACAGTGGTTTCCACTGGTGTTTTGAAGCCGCAACAAGCTGTTGTCTTTGCGGCCTTCTTTAATTTTTTAGCAATCTTTATTTTTCATCTGAGTGTTGCCGCTACTGTCGGCAAAGGCATTGTTCATCCATCAGCAGTTGATTTACATGTTATTTTTGGAGCCTTGGTGGGGGCAATTGTATGGAATGTGGTTACTTGGTATTACGGTATTCCATCTAGCTCATCACATGCCTTGATTGGCGGTCTTGTCGGCGCAGCTTTACCGAAAGCGGGTGTTTCTGGTTTAGTTTGGGCTGGCATCTTTAAGACGGTTGCCTTTATCTTTATTTCTCCACTGGTTGGTTTCCTCTTGGGTTCACTCACGATGTTGTTGGTTTCGTGGGTGTGCAGACATGCCACTCTGGCTAAGACAGATCGTTGGTTCCGTAGACTTCAGTTACTCTCTGCTGGTGCCTACAGTCTGGGTCACGGAGGCAATGATGCTCAAAAAACGATTGGCATTATTTGGTTGCTGTTGATCATTACCGGATACGCAGAGGCTGGTGGTGGCATGCCCCCAACTTGGACCATTATTGCTTGTTATATCGCTATCGCAATGGGTACGATGTTTGGTGGTTGGCGTATTGTGAAAACTATGGGCCAAAAACTTACAAAGCTCAAACCTGTTGGCGGCTTTTGTGCTGAGACCGGTGGTGCAATAACTCTCTTTACCGCTACAGCCTTGGGTGTTCCCGTTTCTACTACCCACACAATTACTGGGGCTATTGTGGGTGTGGGCTCAACTCAAAGAGCGAGTGCAGTTCGTTGGGGCGTAGCGGGAAATATCGTTTGGGCTTGGATTTTCACGATTCCAGCTACTGCCTTGATGTCTATGGTTGTGTATTACATCAGCCTAGCCATTTTTTAA
- a CDS encoding DUF3306 domain-containing protein yields the protein MTESFFSRWSRRKSGKEKEVDSPEELVKSAPANLVSDSGALEKTKEENQTPPLATFEDVEKIDRFAPDFSAFMKPGVDPAVQQAALKKMFTDPHFNVMDGLDIYIDDYSKPDPLPQGMLERMVQSDMLNLFRKKPEVVVEKEGGTNLADSLLNPENHALESESKTDLTSSHIRGSNESINEATSSRNPSSELEQKKT from the coding sequence ATGACCGAAAGCTTCTTCAGTCGCTGGTCGCGTCGCAAGTCCGGCAAAGAAAAAGAGGTCGATTCGCCTGAAGAGTTGGTTAAGTCGGCCCCCGCAAATCTGGTCTCCGATAGTGGTGCTTTAGAAAAGACAAAGGAAGAAAATCAAACTCCGCCTCTAGCAACATTCGAGGATGTGGAGAAGATCGATCGATTTGCCCCGGATTTTTCCGCCTTCATGAAACCAGGTGTTGATCCTGCTGTTCAGCAGGCAGCTTTAAAGAAGATGTTTACTGACCCGCACTTTAATGTGATGGATGGTTTAGATATCTACATTGATGACTATTCCAAGCCCGATCCATTGCCGCAGGGTATGTTAGAGCGTATGGTTCAAAGCGATATGCTCAATCTATTCCGCAAGAAGCCAGAGGTGGTTGTGGAAAAGGAGGGCGGCACTAATTTAGCCGACTCTTTGCTTAACCCAGAAAATCATGCTTTAGAGTCAGAATCTAAAACTGATTTAACATCCTCACATATCCGGGGTTCTAATGAGTCGATAAATGAAGCGACAAGCTCAAGAAACCCCTCATCAGAGTTAGAGCAGAAAAAAACCTAG
- a CDS encoding 4Fe-4S binding protein, giving the protein MGQKFVCNCNGTMPLDAKALGVTMHHSLCRQEVGSFLKSLDGSEAIVVACTQEASLFSELASQSEKPLVAPLKFVNIREVAGWTQEAKTSGPKIAALLALSELPEAEAVPVVNYESQGRLLILGPGAQAIPWAEKLQTSLDVSVLCTEPSELPLARDYPIYSGAVTRLDGYLGKFTVTWEAQNPIDLEMCTRCGACLEVCPENAIDLSFQIDLSKCKAHRSCVTACASIGAISFDREDRERSSEFDLVLDLRQNPTMRMSQTPQGYFAPGSDPLEQALIMNQLLEMVGEFEKPKYFAYNDKLCAHGRNGKVGCSACIDVCSTGAISSLFKNGQGTVEVNPNLCMGCGACSTVCPSGAMRYNYPSVSHQGKELKTIAGVFNAEAAKLNLDLAPSLLLHNFKAGTQLIDSLGRASHVLPKQFEGLPAFVLPYGIEHIASTGLELWLGALSYGFTEVILLLSGDEDPVYRDALSNQVKLANSILNAYGFEDRIQMLMTDSQEDLSPVSNAMGNLRQRGSLKPICSPASFGLSNQKRESLEAVLEHLQKQAKTRLPEAGATLPKNSLLGGLKINRDACTLCMSCVGSCPEGALLDNVDDPILSFIEKQCVQCGICVQTCPENALGLDPRLQSVEQRKQKQTLNETQAFYCISCGKPFGTAKMVDLMLAKLGAHSAFSGAAVDRLKMCGDCRVVDMVKKEL; this is encoded by the coding sequence ATGGGTCAAAAATTCGTATGTAATTGCAATGGCACGATGCCTTTAGACGCTAAGGCGCTAGGTGTGACTATGCATCATTCTTTATGCAGGCAAGAGGTGGGATCTTTCCTAAAGAGCTTGGACGGATCCGAAGCCATAGTGGTTGCTTGTACGCAAGAAGCCTCTTTATTTAGCGAGTTAGCAAGTCAATCTGAAAAACCATTGGTTGCGCCTTTAAAGTTCGTCAATATTCGAGAAGTTGCTGGATGGACTCAGGAGGCAAAAACATCAGGACCAAAGATTGCCGCCTTATTGGCATTAAGTGAGTTGCCGGAAGCGGAAGCTGTACCTGTGGTTAATTATGAAAGCCAGGGCAGATTATTGATCTTGGGTCCTGGTGCACAAGCAATTCCTTGGGCAGAAAAGCTTCAAACTTCTTTAGATGTATCGGTTCTCTGCACTGAGCCAAGTGAATTACCACTCGCTCGTGATTACCCCATATATAGCGGCGCAGTTACCAGGCTGGATGGTTATCTGGGTAAATTCACGGTGACTTGGGAGGCACAAAATCCCATTGATTTAGAGATGTGTACTCGCTGCGGTGCATGTCTCGAAGTATGTCCAGAGAATGCAATTGATCTCTCATTTCAAATTGATTTGAGCAAATGTAAAGCGCATCGCTCTTGTGTAACTGCTTGTGCAAGCATTGGTGCAATTTCCTTTGATCGAGAGGATCGCGAACGTAGCTCTGAATTCGATCTAGTTTTGGATTTACGTCAAAACCCTACAATGCGCATGAGCCAAACGCCACAAGGCTATTTTGCGCCTGGTAGCGACCCTCTAGAGCAAGCATTAATCATGAATCAATTGCTTGAAATGGTGGGCGAGTTTGAAAAGCCTAAATATTTTGCCTACAACGATAAGCTTTGCGCACACGGTCGAAATGGCAAAGTTGGTTGTAGTGCTTGTATCGATGTTTGCTCTACGGGAGCAATCAGTTCTCTATTCAAGAATGGCCAGGGAACCGTAGAGGTCAACCCCAATCTTTGTATGGGTTGCGGTGCCTGCTCCACGGTGTGCCCATCCGGGGCGATGCGCTACAACTATCCCAGTGTGTCACACCAAGGAAAAGAGTTAAAAACCATCGCTGGTGTATTTAACGCGGAGGCCGCAAAACTCAACCTAGATCTCGCCCCAAGTTTGTTGCTGCATAACTTCAAGGCGGGCACTCAACTTATTGATAGTCTGGGACGAGCTTCACATGTTTTGCCAAAACAGTTTGAGGGTCTTCCTGCTTTTGTGCTTCCATATGGGATCGAGCATATTGCGTCGACTGGTCTTGAGCTATGGCTTGGAGCCTTGTCATATGGTTTTACCGAGGTGATCCTTTTGTTGAGTGGTGATGAGGATCCAGTCTATCGCGATGCGCTAAGCAACCAAGTGAAGCTGGCTAATTCAATCTTGAATGCATATGGTTTTGAGGATCGCATTCAAATGTTAATGACTGATTCTCAAGAAGACTTGAGTCCAGTTTCTAATGCAATGGGTAATTTGCGCCAACGTGGCAGCTTAAAGCCCATTTGTTCGCCAGCGAGTTTCGGTTTATCAAATCAAAAGCGAGAATCTTTAGAGGCTGTTTTAGAGCATCTGCAAAAGCAAGCAAAGACTAGATTGCCTGAAGCCGGTGCGACCCTCCCTAAAAATTCTTTGTTGGGCGGCCTAAAAATTAATCGTGATGCATGTACTTTGTGTATGTCATGTGTTGGTAGTTGCCCAGAGGGCGCGCTTCTCGACAATGTCGATGACCCTATTCTGTCCTTTATTGAAAAGCAATGTGTCCAATGTGGCATCTGTGTACAAACATGCCCTGAGAATGCATTGGGCTTGGATCCACGTTTGCAAAGCGTTGAGCAACGCAAGCAAAAACAAACATTAAATGAAACCCAGGCTTTCTATTGCATTAGTTGCGGCAAGCCATTTGGTACTGCAAAAATGGTGGATCTCATGCTAGCCAAATTGGGGGCGCATAGCGCCTTTAGTGGCGCAGCAGTGGATCGTTTAAAAATGTGCGGCGATTGCCGAGTAGTAGATATGGTTAAGAAAGAGTTATGA